A window of the Pelagicoccus albus genome harbors these coding sequences:
- a CDS encoding CPBP family intramembrane glutamic endopeptidase, giving the protein MFAETIEQPNPSPRPGRLPKWEIRGSDFGLFAAMLFACMALASALFGQFATWLLAPEEGGDPPLLAALAANLGMQFGMLAAFLGFLKILDTQGNTSPRPDKAPIPQAISIGFKWLLIAYPVMIAVNLISRASLNQLGFEQVIQDPILMVQQGGSWFETAIMYAMISLVAPICEEAAFRGGVFRYLHHRLPLFASLGLSAFFFAILHANLYSFAPLMTIGVMLALAYRESGSLLSCIVFHSAFNTINLVLILFVPDLT; this is encoded by the coding sequence ATGTTCGCCGAAACCATAGAGCAACCGAATCCAAGCCCAAGACCCGGAAGACTTCCCAAATGGGAAATCCGCGGGAGCGATTTCGGCCTCTTCGCCGCAATGCTTTTCGCCTGTATGGCCCTCGCCTCCGCCCTGTTTGGCCAATTCGCCACTTGGCTCCTCGCTCCCGAAGAGGGCGGTGATCCTCCTTTGCTAGCCGCCTTAGCTGCCAATTTGGGAATGCAATTCGGTATGCTCGCCGCATTTTTGGGTTTCCTAAAGATATTGGACACCCAGGGGAATACGAGCCCTCGCCCAGACAAGGCTCCCATTCCACAGGCCATTTCGATCGGCTTCAAATGGCTTCTGATCGCCTATCCAGTTATGATCGCGGTCAACCTGATCTCGCGAGCTAGCTTGAACCAACTGGGCTTCGAACAAGTTATCCAGGACCCAATTCTCATGGTGCAACAAGGCGGTTCCTGGTTCGAAACCGCTATCATGTACGCAATGATTTCGCTGGTCGCTCCCATCTGCGAGGAGGCAGCCTTTCGTGGAGGGGTCTTTCGCTACTTGCACCACCGCCTGCCGCTTTTCGCTTCGCTGGGACTCTCCGCCTTCTTCTTCGCCATTCTCCACGCAAACTTGTACTCCTTCGCCCCACTCATGACTATCGGAGTTATGTTGGCGCTCGCCTATCGCGAATCGGGGTCCCTGCTGTCCTGCATCGTGTTCCACTCCGCGTTCAACACCATCAATCTAGTCCTGATCCTTTTTGTCCCCGATCTGACGTGA
- a CDS encoding thiamine-phosphate kinase — protein MKLWLGSAAPQAPEGMGDDCSVLKAPQAKVSQLVTADPVIYGQHFNDALSPEQAAAKLLRRNLSDIAAMGGKPTHAVICLALDPSISVSWIQRFYIQLGQEALANEVRIVGGDVSTADNFLGAFLTLYGETLPDTKPLLRQTSQDGSPVFVTGSLGGTIFKKHFDFTPRLAEGQWLAKSGLCLSCSDLSDGLGKDYANITPTGGTCEIDCSLLPISRDAQTMAEKSGKGPLYHAFNDGEDFELIFALHPDTDLAVFLSDWKDEFKTRVSHIGYIRQNSGTETTRLTLLNTTKDFAASGYEHLR, from the coding sequence ATGAAACTCTGGCTAGGCTCCGCAGCGCCTCAAGCGCCGGAGGGCATGGGCGACGATTGTTCAGTCTTAAAAGCTCCCCAAGCAAAGGTTTCCCAATTAGTCACTGCCGACCCGGTAATTTACGGCCAGCATTTCAACGACGCCCTATCCCCGGAGCAAGCCGCCGCCAAACTACTTCGCAGAAACCTGAGCGACATCGCTGCGATGGGAGGCAAGCCGACCCATGCCGTCATTTGTCTCGCCTTGGACCCAAGCATCTCCGTTTCGTGGATACAGAGATTCTATATCCAGTTAGGGCAAGAAGCCCTCGCTAACGAAGTTCGCATCGTGGGTGGAGACGTTTCAACCGCCGACAATTTCTTGGGCGCCTTTCTTACTCTTTATGGAGAGACCCTTCCAGACACCAAACCGCTGCTCAGGCAAACCTCACAGGATGGAAGCCCTGTATTCGTAACGGGGTCCCTTGGTGGAACTATTTTTAAAAAGCATTTCGATTTCACGCCTAGATTAGCAGAAGGCCAGTGGCTCGCCAAATCGGGGCTCTGCCTAAGCTGCTCCGACTTAAGCGATGGGCTGGGCAAGGACTACGCCAACATTACGCCGACCGGCGGAACTTGCGAGATCGACTGCTCGCTTCTTCCCATCTCCCGCGACGCTCAAACAATGGCGGAAAAGTCTGGCAAAGGCCCCCTGTATCACGCTTTCAACGACGGAGAGGATTTCGAGCTCATTTTCGCCCTGCATCCGGATACAGACTTAGCAGTCTTCCTCTCCGACTGGAAAGATGAATTCAAAACGCGGGTCTCTCATATTGGATACATCCGCCAAAACAGTGGTACAGAGACCACGCGGTTAACCTTGTTAAATACAACCAAAGATTTCGCCGCTTCCGGATATGAACATCTTAGATAG
- a CDS encoding cytochrome c3 family protein, with the protein MKLKTLQWIAAAIAPLWLGLHFFASINGNSQKAFMPGEATHGHHQIQLQCSACHTEDMGVQHDACATCHQEELDRVSDSHPVTKFLDPRNADRVAILDARKCVTCHVEHQSDQTGQMGVTLPEDYCYFCHQDVAENRPTHEGLPFNSCSTVGCHNFHDNTALYEEFLERHLDDPNIKENPKVKELNQYANWAEEHSRTALEIGERAVPSEVTYSQDIAFEWSQSSHAKAGINCIDCHQSEETGAWLEKPGFVSCQGCHDYETETFLQSRHGMRLGQGLSPMTPAQALIPMHAGAAHRELSCTSCHDDHSFDTKFAAVNACMSCHDDDHTNSYKGSKHFQLWQAEMNGQGPEGSGVSCATCHLPRIEMTEQGESITKVLHNQNDVLRPNEKMIRPVCIDCHGVGFSIDALADPNVIDNNFQSMPSVHVESLEMVVEKLQRVARERAEN; encoded by the coding sequence ATGAAGCTGAAAACACTCCAGTGGATCGCGGCTGCGATAGCGCCTCTTTGGCTAGGCTTGCATTTCTTCGCTTCTATCAACGGCAATAGTCAAAAGGCGTTTATGCCGGGCGAGGCAACCCATGGGCATCACCAAATCCAACTCCAGTGCTCTGCTTGCCACACAGAGGACATGGGAGTTCAACATGATGCCTGCGCCACGTGTCACCAAGAGGAGCTCGACAGAGTGTCCGATTCCCATCCGGTCACCAAATTCCTAGATCCACGCAACGCGGATCGGGTCGCCATCCTCGACGCTAGAAAGTGCGTGACCTGCCACGTCGAACATCAGTCTGACCAGACAGGGCAAATGGGGGTCACCTTGCCCGAAGACTACTGCTATTTCTGCCACCAAGATGTGGCGGAAAATCGCCCCACCCATGAAGGTCTGCCTTTCAACAGTTGCTCTACCGTGGGCTGCCACAATTTCCACGACAACACCGCTCTCTACGAGGAGTTCCTAGAGCGTCACTTGGACGATCCCAACATTAAGGAAAATCCCAAGGTCAAGGAACTGAATCAGTACGCAAATTGGGCAGAAGAGCATTCTCGGACCGCCCTGGAGATAGGCGAACGAGCCGTTCCGAGCGAGGTTACTTATTCGCAAGACATCGCCTTCGAGTGGTCACAGTCTTCCCACGCCAAGGCGGGCATTAATTGCATCGACTGCCATCAAAGCGAAGAAACGGGAGCTTGGCTCGAGAAACCGGGATTCGTATCATGCCAAGGTTGCCACGACTACGAAACGGAAACCTTCCTCCAGAGCCGTCACGGCATGAGACTCGGCCAAGGCTTGAGCCCTATGACTCCGGCCCAAGCGCTGATTCCGATGCACGCCGGAGCCGCCCATCGCGAGCTAAGTTGCACCTCTTGCCACGATGATCACAGCTTCGACACGAAGTTCGCCGCTGTAAACGCCTGTATGTCGTGCCACGACGATGACCACACCAATTCCTACAAGGGATCGAAGCATTTTCAGCTGTGGCAGGCTGAGATGAATGGGCAAGGACCAGAAGGCTCTGGAGTGAGCTGCGCGACTTGCCACCTACCGCGAATCGAAATGACCGAACAGGGCGAGAGCATTACCAAGGTGCTGCACAATCAGAACGACGTACTCCGGCCCAACGAGAAAATGATACGCCCCGTCTGCATCGACTGCCATGGAGTTGGCTTTTCGATAGACGCTCTAGCTGATCCGAATGTGATCGATAACAACTTCCAGTCCATGCCTTCCGTACACGTCGAAAGCCTCGAGATGGTGGTAGAAAAGCTTCAACGTGTAGCCCGCGAACGAGCCGAAAACTAG
- the mtaB gene encoding tRNA (N(6)-L-threonylcarbamoyladenosine(37)-C(2))-methylthiotransferase MtaB produces the protein MEQAKNKKASLHTLGCRLNQSETLLIQQGLQERGYEIVPFGEKADLGIINTCTVTNLADSKCRQTIRQFVRKNPEAYTAVIGCYSQMGSKEIAEIGGVDLIIGNQEKMSVIDYIGQEKNEKPLIIREKISQADFSIHNFGDVPFNQRANLKIQDGCSFVCSFCIIPFARGAARARDMENLLEEARLKASQGIREIVITGVNIGTYDTKDGDLLKVLEGLNAIEGIDRIRISSIEPTTIPTELFALMNDPQHALLPFFHIPLQSGCDKVLKEMRRRYTIAEYLDFLHLAHDSVPDVYIGSDIMVGFPGETEDDFQETCRVFLDNPFDFCHVFSYSERQGTVAARREDQVDIPERARRSAYLRRLSSKKRYDMYERYLGKEMPVLFENPKPDSWPSYTDNYIRVVVPRAGELAAEKGMDLANRRGQVRLRKIAADYVEGELIEMID, from the coding sequence ATGGAACAGGCGAAAAACAAAAAGGCATCTTTGCATACACTCGGTTGTCGACTCAATCAGTCAGAAACGCTGCTGATCCAGCAGGGATTGCAGGAACGCGGCTATGAGATCGTGCCTTTTGGCGAAAAGGCAGATTTAGGGATCATCAACACCTGTACCGTGACCAATCTGGCCGATTCCAAGTGCCGCCAGACGATCCGTCAGTTTGTGCGCAAAAATCCTGAGGCCTACACGGCCGTGATTGGTTGTTATTCGCAAATGGGCTCCAAGGAAATCGCAGAGATCGGAGGAGTAGACCTGATTATCGGCAACCAGGAGAAAATGAGCGTGATCGACTATATCGGTCAGGAGAAAAACGAGAAGCCGCTCATCATTCGCGAGAAGATCTCCCAAGCGGATTTCTCTATCCACAATTTTGGAGACGTCCCCTTCAACCAGAGAGCGAACCTCAAGATACAGGACGGTTGTAGTTTCGTTTGTAGCTTCTGCATCATTCCATTCGCTCGCGGCGCCGCTCGGGCTCGCGACATGGAGAACCTACTTGAAGAAGCGCGACTGAAGGCCTCGCAGGGAATCCGTGAAATCGTGATCACCGGGGTGAATATCGGTACCTACGACACCAAGGACGGCGATCTGCTAAAGGTGTTGGAGGGGCTCAACGCCATCGAAGGAATCGACCGGATTCGTATCAGCAGTATCGAACCTACGACGATTCCCACGGAGTTGTTTGCCTTGATGAACGATCCTCAACACGCCTTGCTGCCCTTTTTCCACATACCTTTGCAGAGCGGCTGCGATAAGGTGCTGAAGGAGATGCGACGCCGCTACACGATCGCGGAATATCTGGACTTCTTACACTTGGCTCACGACAGCGTTCCGGATGTCTATATCGGTTCCGATATAATGGTCGGTTTTCCAGGGGAGACCGAGGATGATTTCCAAGAGACCTGCCGCGTGTTTTTGGACAACCCCTTCGATTTTTGTCACGTCTTCAGCTACTCGGAGCGGCAAGGTACGGTCGCAGCCCGACGGGAGGATCAAGTAGACATCCCCGAACGAGCACGCCGTAGCGCCTACCTCAGACGCTTGTCATCGAAAAAGCGATACGACATGTACGAACGTTATCTAGGCAAGGAAATGCCGGTGCTTTTTGAAAATCCGAAACCTGATTCTTGGCCGTCTTATACAGACAACTACATCCGCGTCGTGGTGCCCAGAGCGGGAGAGCTTGCAGCAGAAAAGGGGATGGACTTGGCCAATCGCCGGGGGCAGGTGCGTCTACGTAAGATAGCGGCCGATTATGTAGAAGGCGAATTGATCGAGATGATTGATTGA
- the tsaE gene encoding tRNA (adenosine(37)-N6)-threonylcarbamoyltransferase complex ATPase subunit type 1 TsaE, translating to MNILDRLKAGIITSNPEESQSVAQELAATLPPEAVLTLEGDLGAGKTTFVKGLAQAWSIQEPVTSPTFNIYNLYNGDRQLAHMDAYRLENSPEIWDELMLEELIFPPFCLAIEWPSKLPFIPWPITHKCYFSNEGENRKIQIK from the coding sequence ATGAACATCTTAGATAGGCTAAAGGCGGGCATCATAACCAGCAACCCAGAGGAATCCCAATCGGTTGCTCAAGAATTGGCAGCGACCCTACCGCCAGAAGCGGTCCTGACCTTGGAAGGTGATTTAGGAGCGGGAAAAACAACCTTTGTGAAAGGGCTGGCTCAGGCTTGGAGTATTCAAGAACCGGTGACGAGTCCAACATTCAACATCTATAACCTGTACAACGGGGACCGCCAACTCGCCCATATGGACGCATATCGGCTAGAGAATTCACCGGAAATCTGGGACGAGCTAATGCTGGAAGAGCTCATATTCCCGCCCTTCTGCCTAGCAATTGAATGGCCCAGCAAACTCCCTTTTATTCCTTGGCCGATCACGCATAAATGCTATTTCTCGAACGAGGGCGAAAACCGGAAGATCCAAATCAAATAA
- a CDS encoding NAD-dependent deacylase, giving the protein MKPEKIVVFTGAGVSAESGLNTFRDSGGLWENFRIEDVATPEAWARDPQLVLDFYNLRRKALESVEPNPAHFAIAELEKEHEVVVITQNVDDLHERGGSSNIIHLHGSLLEVKSSIDPTYKIPYPKEGLSLDHRCPRGGRMRPDIVWFGEAVENFEIAIEQLQQADKVLVIGTSLSVYPAAGLVHEAPAHAEKTIIALDLDFIPDDYRFIHGTAGEQVPKLASKWLEKG; this is encoded by the coding sequence GTGAAGCCAGAAAAGATCGTCGTGTTCACCGGAGCCGGAGTTAGCGCGGAAAGCGGACTCAATACCTTCCGCGACTCGGGCGGCCTCTGGGAGAATTTCCGTATTGAAGATGTGGCGACACCGGAAGCTTGGGCCCGCGACCCGCAACTCGTATTGGATTTCTACAACCTCCGACGAAAGGCTCTCGAGAGCGTTGAGCCAAATCCCGCCCATTTCGCAATCGCCGAACTGGAGAAAGAGCACGAGGTGGTGGTCATCACCCAAAACGTGGACGATCTGCACGAACGCGGCGGATCCAGCAATATCATCCACCTGCACGGTTCTTTGCTGGAAGTTAAGAGCTCCATCGATCCTACCTACAAAATCCCCTACCCCAAGGAAGGGCTAAGCTTAGATCATCGCTGTCCTCGAGGCGGGCGAATGCGTCCCGACATCGTCTGGTTCGGAGAAGCGGTGGAGAACTTCGAGATCGCCATCGAACAACTCCAACAAGCAGATAAGGTTCTCGTAATCGGCACTTCTCTAAGCGTGTATCCAGCCGCTGGACTCGTGCACGAAGCCCCAGCTCATGCAGAAAAAACAATCATCGCCCTAGATCTCGACTTCATTCCCGACGACTACCGCTTCATCCACGGGACCGCCGGCGAACAAGTCCCCAAGCTCGCCTCTAAGTGGCTAGAAAAAGGGTAG
- a CDS encoding VOC family protein, producing MIKFLHTRIRVADLQKSIDFYCQHCGFKVFKGPKTSPQGNQIVHLELPGNEHMLELTYSPDYEVKVPEDLMHTCIGVDDIKAYCQKLEDDGVEVWPGNWKEKEDFGMAFITDPDGYEVEILVND from the coding sequence ATGATCAAATTCCTGCACACCCGCATCCGCGTAGCCGATCTGCAAAAGTCCATCGACTTCTACTGCCAACATTGTGGCTTCAAAGTTTTCAAAGGGCCTAAGACAAGCCCGCAAGGAAACCAGATCGTGCATCTCGAACTTCCCGGCAACGAGCACATGCTGGAGCTGACCTACTCCCCCGACTACGAAGTTAAGGTCCCCGAGGACCTGATGCACACTTGTATCGGAGTAGACGACATCAAGGCCTACTGCCAAAAGCTGGAGGACGATGGTGTCGAAGTCTGGCCCGGCAACTGGAAGGAAAAGGAAGACTTCGGCATGGCCTTCATCACCGACCCAGATGGCTACGAGGTCGAGATCTTGGTCAACGACTAA